Proteins found in one Arthrobacter sp. U41 genomic segment:
- a CDS encoding glycosyltransferase family 2 protein → MKLFWVRLVVVLTLLTGVNYVAWRWLSSLNWDAWWIAVPLVAAETYSLIDVLLFGMTVWRLKSRTPPATAPPDATVDVFITTYNEPLELVMTTALAAKEIRHPHGTWILDDGDRPEFREMAAANGLGYVTRSAEWHGMPRHAKAGNLNNALMMTEGEFLLILDADQIPEPDILDNTLGYFNNRKVALVQTPQYFSNVPAHDPLGSQAPLFYGPIQRGKDGWNAAFFCGSNAVLRREALMQLGLVGYVRETEKSIRRALRASQAAIRKARKAADNGSTLLHETLNEVEAATLEASRQLDAGGSLSEITYRARRRVDRAVQALVLADVSALQADLEEIAAMAPVEIGEAGVPVVTEDAVHRMSARDWSPLGAIESVQAVLDALSVERTGEAQPVMPLATISVTEDMATAMRLHAMGWQSVYHHEVLAYGLAPEDVGTMLTQRLRWAQGTMQVFLRENPLVQRGLKWGQRLMYFATMWTYLSGFAAVVYFAAPIVYLLFGILPVSSLSADFFVRFIPFMVVNQFLFAVAGKGIPTWRGQQYSLALFPTWIKACTTAARNVWFGRPLGFAVTPKDRQSGGPRWSLIRPQLVVSVLLAIAAAVGIGRLAAGMSEPVGTLVNVVWVVFDLIVMSILVRAVRYRGYGAGDSEDETDVNNGSSKERAVRAPELQSE, encoded by the coding sequence GTGAAGCTCTTCTGGGTCCGGCTCGTCGTGGTGCTGACGCTGCTGACCGGCGTCAACTACGTTGCCTGGCGCTGGCTGTCGTCGCTGAACTGGGACGCGTGGTGGATAGCCGTGCCGCTCGTCGCCGCCGAAACCTACAGCCTGATCGACGTCCTGCTCTTCGGGATGACGGTCTGGCGGCTGAAGAGCCGCACGCCCCCGGCAACCGCTCCCCCGGATGCCACCGTTGACGTTTTCATCACCACGTACAACGAGCCGCTGGAGCTGGTGATGACAACAGCGCTCGCCGCCAAAGAAATCCGGCACCCGCACGGCACGTGGATCCTTGACGACGGCGACCGGCCGGAGTTCCGGGAAATGGCCGCCGCGAACGGCCTGGGGTACGTGACCCGCAGTGCAGAGTGGCACGGGATGCCCCGGCATGCCAAAGCCGGAAACCTGAATAACGCGCTCATGATGACCGAGGGTGAGTTCCTGCTCATCCTTGACGCGGACCAGATCCCCGAACCGGACATTCTGGACAACACTCTGGGCTACTTCAACAACAGGAAAGTCGCCCTCGTCCAGACGCCCCAGTACTTCAGCAATGTTCCGGCGCACGATCCGCTGGGCAGCCAGGCACCTCTGTTCTACGGCCCGATCCAGCGGGGGAAAGACGGCTGGAATGCTGCGTTTTTCTGCGGCTCCAACGCCGTCCTCCGGCGGGAGGCCCTGATGCAGCTGGGGCTGGTTGGCTACGTCAGGGAAACGGAAAAGAGTATCCGGCGCGCCCTCCGCGCTTCCCAGGCCGCCATCCGCAAAGCACGCAAAGCTGCGGACAACGGATCCACCCTGCTGCACGAAACACTCAACGAGGTCGAAGCGGCAACCCTCGAGGCCTCCAGGCAGCTCGACGCCGGCGGGTCCCTGAGCGAGATCACCTACCGTGCGCGGCGCCGGGTTGACCGGGCCGTCCAGGCCTTGGTGCTGGCCGACGTATCCGCCCTTCAGGCTGACCTGGAGGAGATTGCGGCGATGGCGCCGGTGGAAATCGGCGAAGCGGGAGTGCCGGTGGTGACCGAGGATGCGGTGCACCGGATGTCCGCCCGTGACTGGTCGCCGCTCGGGGCGATCGAGTCCGTCCAGGCGGTTCTGGACGCCTTGTCCGTGGAACGTACCGGCGAGGCCCAGCCGGTCATGCCGCTGGCCACCATCTCCGTGACCGAGGACATGGCAACCGCCATGCGGCTGCACGCCATGGGATGGCAGAGCGTGTACCACCATGAGGTCCTGGCGTACGGGCTGGCGCCGGAGGACGTCGGCACCATGCTCACCCAGCGGCTTCGCTGGGCCCAGGGCACCATGCAGGTCTTCCTGCGGGAAAACCCCCTGGTCCAGCGGGGACTCAAGTGGGGCCAGCGGCTGATGTACTTCGCGACCATGTGGACCTACCTCAGCGGCTTCGCCGCCGTCGTCTATTTCGCCGCGCCCATCGTCTACCTGCTCTTCGGAATCCTGCCCGTCAGCAGCCTCAGCGCGGATTTTTTCGTGAGATTCATACCGTTCATGGTGGTGAACCAGTTCCTGTTCGCCGTGGCCGGGAAGGGCATCCCCACCTGGCGCGGGCAGCAATACAGCCTCGCTTTGTTTCCGACCTGGATTAAAGCCTGCACGACGGCGGCCCGCAACGTCTGGTTCGGACGCCCCCTCGGCTTCGCCGTCACACCCAAGGACCGGCAGTCCGGCGGCCCGCGGTGGAGCCTGATCCGGCCGCAGCTTGTGGTGTCCGTCCTGCTGGCCATCGCGGCGGCTGTCGGGATTGGGCGGCTGGCTGCCGGAATGTCCGAACCGGTCGGCACCCTGGTCAACGTAGTCTGGGTGGTGTTTGACCTCATCGTCATGAGCATCCTGGTCCGCGCCGTCAGATACCGAGGGTACGGAGCGGGCGATTCCGAAGACGAGACCGATGTCAACAACGGGTCATCCAAAGAAAGGGCAGTCCGTGCACCTGAGCTACAAAGTGAATGA
- a CDS encoding GAF domain-containing SpoIIE family protein phosphatase, with the protein MTSTEQLSPRSLRGPDAPEWARLEDLSRTGLLDTPSEERFDRITRLAQNLFGVSAASISLIGEKNRQYLKSFVGTVSRGADRPDTFCAETIKSSETMIVENALTDDRFRDNPHVTGNPHIKFYAGHPLTGPGGAHVGTFCIIDQSPRSFGAEQQKILEDLTAIIQREMNLSWDIDHGARTQKAMLPVTPPAPAGYSLATCFYPAFGLSGDFYDLGTTGSGHFRITVGDAMGKGIGPGLVAGAAHSAFVNTGWNADPSGLLMDVASQLEDTLARAGSYATVFHAAIDPATGAGLYADAGQGLTHILRADDTVERLPPTGPPLGLVPGATWDLRPLALSPGDALLVPTDGLLDLHGGDLHGLAEAMADCRTADDPDIAIKELCDRRGKAVILDDITAVLFRRDPREP; encoded by the coding sequence ATGACAAGCACGGAACAGCTATCCCCCCGCAGCCTCCGGGGTCCTGACGCCCCGGAGTGGGCGCGGCTGGAGGATCTTTCGAGGACCGGCCTGCTGGACACACCCTCCGAAGAGCGCTTCGACCGGATCACGCGGCTGGCGCAGAATCTCTTTGGGGTCAGCGCCGCCAGCATTTCTCTTATCGGCGAGAAGAACCGTCAGTACCTGAAGTCTTTTGTAGGCACGGTGTCCCGCGGGGCGGACCGGCCTGATACTTTCTGCGCGGAGACGATCAAGTCCTCTGAAACCATGATCGTGGAGAACGCCCTCACCGACGATCGTTTCAGGGACAACCCGCATGTGACGGGCAACCCCCACATCAAGTTCTATGCAGGCCATCCCCTCACCGGCCCCGGCGGCGCCCACGTCGGGACGTTCTGCATCATCGACCAGTCGCCCAGGTCCTTCGGTGCGGAGCAGCAAAAAATCCTTGAGGACCTCACCGCAATCATCCAGCGTGAGATGAACCTCTCGTGGGACATCGACCATGGCGCCCGCACTCAAAAGGCCATGTTGCCGGTCACTCCGCCGGCCCCGGCCGGGTACTCGCTGGCAACGTGCTTTTATCCCGCCTTCGGGCTCAGCGGGGACTTCTACGACCTCGGCACTACAGGGTCCGGACACTTCCGCATCACGGTAGGCGACGCCATGGGCAAGGGCATCGGTCCTGGTCTCGTCGCCGGGGCCGCCCATTCCGCCTTCGTCAACACCGGCTGGAATGCGGACCCGTCCGGCCTCCTCATGGACGTGGCGAGTCAACTTGAGGACACCCTGGCCCGTGCCGGCTCCTACGCGACGGTCTTCCACGCCGCAATCGACCCGGCAACCGGCGCCGGCCTCTATGCGGACGCCGGCCAGGGGTTGACCCACATCCTGCGCGCCGACGACACCGTCGAGCGGCTGCCGCCGACCGGACCGCCCCTCGGGCTGGTCCCCGGCGCCACTTGGGACCTGCGCCCCCTGGCACTTTCTCCCGGCGACGCCCTCCTGGTTCCGACCGATGGCCTCCTCGACCTCCACGGCGGCGACCTCCACGGGCTCGCCGAAGCCATGGCGGACTGCCGGACCGCGGACGACCCGGACATAGCCATTAAAGAATTGTGTGACAGGCGGGGGAAGGCCGTCATCCTGGACGACATTACGGCCGTCCTTTTCCGCCGGGACCCGCGGGAGCCCTAA
- a CDS encoding STAS domain-containing protein — MHLSYKVNDSYAVISAAGRLNMVSAPKLREMVAEVVAAGSARIVINLEETAFMDSSGLGALIGCLKAARQAGGDLRIAAVQPQVQMVLGLTSMDKVLTSYPSAAEAFGDD; from the coding sequence GTGCACCTGAGCTACAAAGTGAATGACAGCTACGCCGTGATATCAGCCGCGGGCCGGCTCAACATGGTTTCCGCGCCGAAACTGCGGGAAATGGTCGCGGAAGTTGTCGCTGCGGGTTCCGCGAGGATCGTGATCAACCTGGAAGAGACGGCCTTTATGGACTCCTCCGGCCTCGGAGCCCTCATCGGATGCCTCAAAGCCGCCCGGCAGGCCGGCGGCGATCTCCGGATCGCCGCAGTTCAGCCCCAGGTTCAAATGGTCCTGGGCCTGACCAGCATGGACAAGGTCCTGACCTCCTATCCCTCCGCAGCTGAAGCTTTCGGTGATGACTGA
- a CDS encoding ArsR/SmtB family transcription factor has protein sequence MVVYEIRDADLDRLFQAFADATRRDIVTRVTAGEYSVSGLAEHYAMSFAAVQKHVAVLERASLVTKEKRGREQIVRAHHDGLQRARRLLDEYETIWRQRADRIADILAEG, from the coding sequence ATGGTTGTATATGAGATTCGGGATGCTGACCTTGACCGCCTGTTCCAGGCGTTCGCCGATGCCACCCGCCGGGACATCGTCACCCGGGTGACGGCCGGTGAGTATTCGGTGTCAGGGCTGGCGGAGCATTACGCCATGAGTTTCGCCGCCGTACAAAAGCACGTGGCGGTGTTGGAGCGCGCTTCCCTCGTTACGAAGGAAAAGCGCGGACGGGAGCAGATCGTGCGGGCCCATCACGACGGACTACAACGAGCTCGACGGCTGCTCGACGAATACGAGACGATCTGGCGGCAGCGGGCTGACCGGATCGCAGACATTCTCGCAGAGGGATAG
- a CDS encoding ATP-binding protein, translating to MTDVLARRTLRQAALPEVVEAVHAELDGLWDDASFVPDMDRMTFATAVIEAASNVVQHAVPESAAPVELGVDISVTSVRLEARLSAFGAACPDPMHTDSAMPDGEAESGRGLALIRALVTTVTFERQDGTNTWILSKSPLQGSP from the coding sequence ATGACTGACGTTCTCGCCCGGCGGACGCTGCGCCAGGCGGCCCTTCCGGAAGTAGTCGAGGCCGTGCACGCGGAGCTGGACGGGCTGTGGGATGACGCCTCCTTTGTTCCGGACATGGACCGCATGACGTTCGCCACGGCCGTGATCGAAGCGGCCAGCAACGTGGTGCAGCATGCGGTTCCCGAATCGGCAGCGCCGGTGGAACTCGGGGTCGACATCAGCGTCACGTCCGTCAGGCTGGAGGCCCGGCTCAGCGCCTTCGGCGCGGCCTGCCCTGACCCCATGCACACTGACTCTGCCATGCCTGACGGCGAGGCCGAGTCAGGGCGCGGGCTCGCGCTCATCCGCGCCCTGGTCACCACCGTCACGTTCGAACGCCAGGACGGGACGAACACCTGGATCCTGTCAAAGTCCCCGCTGCAGGGCAGCCCCTAA
- a CDS encoding SRPBCC family protein, with protein MTVISSQKNAEALSFTVVAEFDAGVERVWQIWEDPRQLERWWGPPTWPATFDRHDFVSGGKASYFMTGPGGEKSRGWWRFTAIEPPHRLEFDDGFADANGDPIPSMGTSHAVMQLEAIDNRTRMTMVSTFDSADALEKVLAMGMEEGMMQALGQIDAILAGSKVS; from the coding sequence ATGACCGTAATCAGTTCGCAGAAGAATGCCGAAGCCCTGAGCTTCACCGTCGTCGCCGAGTTCGACGCCGGCGTCGAACGGGTGTGGCAGATCTGGGAAGACCCGCGCCAGCTCGAGCGCTGGTGGGGTCCACCCACCTGGCCCGCGACCTTCGACCGCCACGACTTCGTGTCCGGGGGCAAGGCCAGCTACTTTATGACCGGGCCCGGGGGTGAGAAGAGCCGGGGCTGGTGGCGGTTCACCGCCATCGAGCCTCCCCACCGGCTGGAGTTCGATGACGGCTTCGCCGACGCGAACGGCGACCCGATTCCCAGCATGGGCACGAGCCACGCCGTGATGCAGCTGGAGGCAATCGACAACCGCACCCGAATGACCATGGTGTCTACCTTTGACTCCGCCGATGCGCTGGAGAAGGTTCTCGCCATGGGCATGGAAGAGGGCATGATGCAGGCCCTTGGCCAGATCGACGCCATCCTCGCCGGGTCCAAGGTCAGCTGA
- a CDS encoding DUF1810 domain-containing protein yields MDDPYNLERFVTAQDSGGTYRHAVGELTGGSKRSHWMWFVFPQIAGLGQSPTARKYAVTSLDEAKAYLRHPVLGPRLVECAGVVAGLEGRTAGQIFGGIDERKLHSSMTLFLRADPQQKVFQEVLAKYFHGLPDPATDRLLSEG; encoded by the coding sequence GTGGACGATCCTTACAATCTTGAGCGGTTCGTCACGGCCCAGGACTCGGGCGGAACCTACCGGCACGCCGTCGGCGAGCTCACCGGGGGTTCCAAGCGCAGCCACTGGATGTGGTTTGTCTTCCCGCAGATCGCCGGGCTCGGGCAGAGCCCGACCGCCCGGAAATATGCCGTGACCTCCCTGGATGAGGCGAAGGCCTATCTGCGGCACCCGGTGCTGGGTCCGCGGCTGGTCGAATGCGCGGGCGTTGTGGCCGGGCTGGAAGGACGTACCGCGGGGCAGATCTTCGGGGGCATCGACGAGCGTAAGCTGCACTCCTCCATGACACTCTTCCTCCGGGCGGACCCGCAGCAGAAGGTCTTCCAGGAGGTCCTGGCGAAGTATTTCCACGGATTGCCCGATCCGGCCACCGACCGGCTCCTCAGCGAGGGCTAG